The Phycisphaeraceae bacterium genome has a window encoding:
- a CDS encoding DUF58 domain-containing protein: MTTFSPAAATRPRRVDDLIDSRLMARLDQLDVVSRKIFAGKLQGERRSKKRGVSVEFADYRHYTHGDDLRFVDWNIYARLDRLFLKIFLEEEDLSLILAIDGSASMDWGNPNKFIFCQRLAMALGYIGLCNHNRVTLCTFSGGGLNRLPNLRGRRRVQEMGKWILDQSPGGPSRFDDSMKTLALTRQGKGVMVILSDFMFKEGYEKGLKFLAGGGYDTFALQVLSPEEIDPGRHGITGDLRLTDVEDEDVAEVTVSAALLKRYKENLDAYCGKLREYCVRRNMMHLTIDTSIDLDVLLLDYLRKRGLLR; the protein is encoded by the coding sequence ATGACCACCTTCTCTCCAGCCGCCGCAACCCGTCCGCGTCGCGTGGACGACCTGATCGACAGCCGCCTCATGGCGCGGCTGGATCAGCTGGATGTCGTCTCGCGCAAGATTTTCGCCGGCAAACTGCAGGGAGAGCGGCGCAGCAAGAAGCGCGGGGTGAGCGTGGAGTTCGCGGATTACCGCCACTACACCCACGGCGATGACTTGCGCTTCGTGGACTGGAACATCTACGCCCGGCTCGACCGGCTCTTCCTCAAGATTTTCCTGGAGGAGGAGGATCTGTCTCTCATCCTCGCCATCGACGGCAGCGCCTCGATGGACTGGGGCAACCCCAACAAGTTCATCTTCTGCCAGCGGCTGGCCATGGCCCTGGGCTACATCGGGCTGTGCAATCACAACCGCGTCACGCTCTGCACGTTCTCCGGCGGGGGGCTGAACCGGCTGCCCAACCTGCGCGGCCGGCGCCGCGTGCAGGAAATGGGAAAGTGGATTCTTGATCAGTCGCCGGGCGGCCCCAGCCGGTTCGACGACTCGATGAAGACGCTGGCCCTCACCCGTCAGGGCAAGGGTGTCATGGTCATCCTGAGCGACTTCATGTTCAAGGAGGGGTACGAGAAGGGCCTCAAGTTCCTCGCCGGCGGCGGGTACGACACCTTCGCCCTGCAGGTGCTCAGCCCCGAGGAGATCGACCCAGGCAGGCACGGAATCACGGGCGACCTCCGTCTCACCGACGTCGAGGATGAGGACGTGGCGGAGGTCACCGTCAGCGCGGCCCTGCTCAAGCGGTACAAGGAAAACCTGGATGCCTATTGCGGCAAACTGCGCGAGTACTGCGTCCGCCGCAACATGATGCACCTGACCATCGACACGTCCATCGATCTCGACGTGCTGCTGCTGGATTACCTTCGCAAGCGGGGACTGCTGCGATGA